The following are encoded together in the Nocardioides sp. Arc9.136 genome:
- a CDS encoding DNA-3-methyladenine glycosylase, translating into MPGSAERSHGLADLLRGPVDEVAPRLLGALVSHGDVVVRLTEVEAYAGPADPGSHAYRGMTRRNATMFGPPAHLYCYFTYGMHVCCNVVTGPEGDPSAVLLRAGEVVEGIATARERRPGSSDRDLARGPARLCNALGIGLDHDGDDLIAGPVLLVPAEPVSAVSTGPRVGLRGAPDRPWRFWETGHPTVSTYRPAKPRLPRPAG; encoded by the coding sequence GTGCCCGGCTCGGCTGAGCGGTCCCACGGACTGGCCGACCTCCTGCGGGGGCCGGTCGACGAGGTCGCGCCGAGGCTGCTCGGCGCCCTCGTCAGCCACGGCGACGTCGTCGTCCGGCTGACCGAGGTCGAGGCGTACGCCGGCCCGGCCGACCCCGGCTCGCACGCCTACCGGGGCATGACCCGGCGCAACGCGACGATGTTCGGGCCGCCCGCGCACCTGTACTGCTACTTCACCTACGGCATGCACGTGTGCTGCAACGTGGTCACCGGACCGGAGGGGGACCCGAGCGCGGTGCTGCTCCGCGCCGGCGAGGTCGTCGAGGGGATCGCGACCGCGCGGGAGCGTCGCCCGGGCTCCTCCGACCGGGACCTCGCGCGGGGACCGGCACGTCTCTGCAACGCCCTGGGGATCGGCCTCGACCACGACGGCGACGACCTCATCGCCGGCCCGGTGCTGCTGGTTCCGGCGGAGCCGGTCTCCGCGGTCTCGACCGGCCCGCGCGTCGGCCTGCGCGGTGCGCCCGACCGGCCGTGGCGGTTCTGGGAGACCGGCCACCCGACCGTCTCGACCTACCGCCCCGCCAAGCCGCGGCTCCCGCGACCCGCCGGCTGA
- the argH gene encoding argininosuccinate lyase, producing MSTTNEGKLWGGRFAGGPSPELDALSRSTHFDWRLTPYDLAGSRAHANALHRAGLLSDDDLAELQRGLDVLGERYAAGELHPDPSDEDVHGALERLLLEEVGPDVGGRLRAGRSRNDQIATLFKVFLRDHARVVAGQVLDLVDVLAGQARDHLHPEPTIMPGRTHLQHAQPVLLAHHLMAHAWPLLRDVDRLLDWDARVAADSPYGSGALAGQSLGLDPTGVAAELGFTGSTANSIDGTASRDFVAELAFVAAQVGVDVSRIAEEVILWATKEFGFVTLHDSWSTGSSIMPQKKNPDIAELARGKAGRLVGNLSGLLATLKALPLAYNRDLQEDKEPVFDSVDTLEVLLPAFTGMVATLVFDRERLAELAPQGFSLATDVAEWLVRQDVPFRVAHELAGACVRECEQHGIELHELSDEQLAAISPHLVPAVREVLTAEGSVASRDGRGGTAPVRVREQLDELVERAASYRARLG from the coding sequence GTGAGCACCACCAACGAGGGCAAGCTCTGGGGCGGCCGGTTCGCCGGCGGCCCGTCGCCCGAGCTCGACGCGCTCTCGCGCTCGACGCACTTCGACTGGCGGCTGACCCCCTACGACCTCGCCGGCTCCCGGGCGCACGCCAACGCGCTGCACCGGGCCGGTCTGCTCTCCGACGACGACCTCGCCGAGTTGCAGCGGGGCCTCGACGTGCTGGGGGAGCGGTACGCCGCGGGCGAGCTGCACCCGGACCCGTCCGACGAGGACGTGCACGGCGCCCTCGAGCGGCTGCTCCTCGAGGAGGTCGGGCCCGACGTCGGCGGCCGGCTCCGCGCGGGCCGCAGCCGCAACGACCAGATCGCCACGCTGTTCAAGGTCTTCCTGCGCGACCACGCGCGGGTCGTCGCCGGGCAGGTGCTCGACCTCGTCGACGTGCTCGCCGGCCAGGCGCGCGACCACCTCCACCCCGAGCCGACGATCATGCCGGGGCGCACCCACCTGCAGCACGCCCAGCCGGTGCTGCTCGCCCACCACCTGATGGCCCACGCGTGGCCGCTGCTGCGCGACGTGGACCGGCTGCTCGACTGGGACGCCCGGGTGGCGGCGGACTCGCCGTACGGCTCGGGCGCGCTGGCGGGCCAGTCGTTGGGGCTCGACCCGACCGGGGTGGCGGCCGAGCTGGGGTTCACCGGCTCCACGGCCAACTCCATCGACGGCACCGCGTCCCGGGACTTCGTCGCCGAGCTCGCCTTCGTCGCCGCACAGGTCGGCGTGGACGTCAGCCGGATCGCCGAGGAGGTCATCCTCTGGGCGACCAAGGAGTTCGGCTTCGTCACGCTGCACGACTCGTGGTCGACGGGGTCGAGCATCATGCCGCAGAAGAAGAACCCCGACATCGCCGAGCTGGCCCGGGGCAAGGCCGGCCGGCTGGTGGGCAACCTGTCCGGGCTGCTCGCCACCCTCAAGGCGCTCCCGCTCGCCTACAACCGCGACCTGCAGGAGGACAAGGAGCCGGTCTTCGACTCCGTGGACACCCTCGAGGTGCTGCTGCCGGCGTTCACCGGCATGGTCGCCACGCTCGTCTTCGACCGCGAGCGGCTGGCCGAGCTGGCGCCCCAGGGCTTCTCGCTCGCCACCGACGTGGCGGAGTGGCTGGTGCGCCAGGACGTCCCGTTCCGGGTCGCCCACGAGCTGGCCGGTGCGTGCGTGCGGGAGTGCGAGCAGCACGGGATCGAGCTGCACGAGCTCTCCGACGAGCAGCTCGCCGCGATCTCGCCGCACCTGGTGCCAGCGGTCCGCGAGGTGCTCACCGCCGAGGGGTCGGTCGCCTCCCGCGACGGCCGTGGCGGCACCGCCCCCGTCCGGGTCCGCGAGCAGCTCGACGAGCTGGTCGAGCGCGCCGCGTCGTACCGTGCCCGGCTCGGCTGA
- a CDS encoding NUDIX hydrolase produces MGGSTRPVRERVCARVLPVNTAGEVLLLHGWDPADPGSPYWFTIGGGTEPGESLVEAAAREMHEESGLRVDPGALVGPLHRETVGFDWGPWHLVQDQTYFAVRVDLAPGQEVHLGGLEPLEVGTIDRAAWWTPAALDEDGTAVSEELTTIMRTAVTAVGGGST; encoded by the coding sequence ATGGGCGGTTCCACCCGGCCGGTGCGCGAGCGCGTCTGCGCCCGCGTGCTGCCGGTCAACACGGCCGGCGAGGTCCTGCTCCTGCACGGGTGGGACCCCGCCGACCCCGGCTCGCCGTACTGGTTCACCATCGGCGGCGGAACCGAGCCGGGGGAGTCGCTGGTCGAGGCGGCCGCCCGCGAGATGCACGAGGAGAGCGGCCTGCGGGTCGACCCCGGGGCCCTGGTCGGCCCGCTGCACCGCGAGACGGTGGGGTTCGACTGGGGTCCGTGGCACCTGGTGCAGGACCAGACGTACTTCGCGGTGCGTGTCGACCTGGCCCCCGGCCAGGAGGTCCACCTCGGCGGGCTCGAGCCGCTCGAGGTCGGCACGATCGACCGGGCCGCGTGGTGGACCCCCGCGGCGCTGGACGAGGATGGCACTGCCGTGAGCGAGGAGCTCACGACGATCATGCGGACCGCGGTCACCGCGGTCGGAGGAGGCAGCACGTGA
- the argG gene encoding argininosuccinate synthase — protein MSKVLTTLPQGERVGIAFSGGLDTSVAVAWMRDKGAVPCTYTADIGQYDEPDISGVPDRALQYGAEIARAVDCRRQLVEEGLAALACGAFHIRSGGRAYFNTTPLGRAVTGTMLVRAMQEDGVDIWGDGSTFKGNDIERFYRYGLLANPNLRIYKPWLDHDFVTELGGRAEMSQWLTEHGLPYRDSKEKAYSTDANIWGATHEAKTLEHLDVSLETVEPIMGVKFWDPSVDIATEDVTIRFEAGRPVAINGTTYDDPVALVHEANTIGGRHGLGMSDQIENRIIEAKSRGIYEAPGMALLWIAYERLVNAVHNEDTIASYHNEGRRLGRLLYEGRWLDPQALMIREAIQRWIASLVTGEVTVRLRRGEDYTVLATDGPAFSYHPDKLSMERTENAAFGPVDRIGQLTMRNLDIADSRAKLELYAGQPLDQGQVLVENGTLFGELPAGGYDRITDNPEYAEGTEEVALDAAAMELGTD, from the coding sequence GTGAGCAAGGTCCTCACCACGCTGCCCCAGGGCGAGCGTGTCGGCATCGCGTTCTCCGGCGGCCTCGACACCTCCGTCGCCGTCGCCTGGATGCGGGACAAGGGTGCGGTGCCCTGCACCTACACCGCCGACATCGGGCAGTACGACGAGCCGGACATCTCCGGCGTGCCCGACCGGGCCCTGCAGTACGGCGCCGAGATCGCCCGCGCGGTCGACTGCCGTCGCCAGCTGGTCGAGGAGGGCCTGGCCGCGCTCGCGTGCGGTGCGTTCCACATCCGCTCCGGCGGCCGCGCCTACTTCAACACCACTCCGCTGGGCCGCGCCGTCACCGGCACGATGCTGGTGCGCGCGATGCAGGAGGACGGCGTCGACATCTGGGGCGACGGGTCGACCTTCAAGGGCAACGACATCGAGCGGTTCTACCGCTACGGGCTCCTGGCCAACCCGAACCTGCGCATCTACAAGCCCTGGCTCGACCACGACTTCGTCACCGAGCTGGGCGGACGCGCCGAGATGAGCCAGTGGCTCACCGAGCACGGGCTGCCCTACCGCGACAGCAAGGAGAAGGCGTACTCCACCGACGCCAACATCTGGGGCGCGACCCACGAGGCGAAGACGCTCGAGCACCTCGACGTCTCGCTGGAGACGGTCGAGCCGATCATGGGCGTGAAGTTCTGGGACCCCTCGGTCGACATCGCCACCGAGGACGTCACGATCCGCTTCGAGGCCGGTCGTCCGGTGGCGATCAACGGCACGACGTACGACGACCCGGTCGCGCTGGTCCACGAGGCCAACACGATCGGCGGCCGGCACGGCCTGGGCATGTCCGACCAGATCGAGAACCGGATCATCGAGGCCAAGTCGCGCGGCATCTACGAGGCGCCGGGCATGGCGCTGCTGTGGATCGCCTACGAGCGCCTGGTCAACGCGGTGCACAACGAGGACACCATCGCCAGCTACCACAACGAGGGGCGCCGTCTCGGCCGGCTCCTCTACGAGGGCCGCTGGCTCGACCCGCAGGCGCTGATGATCCGCGAGGCCATCCAGCGCTGGATCGCCTCCCTGGTCACCGGCGAGGTGACGGTCCGGCTGCGCCGCGGCGAGGACTACACCGTCCTGGCCACCGACGGCCCGGCCTTCTCCTACCACCCCGACAAGCTGTCGATGGAGCGCACCGAGAACGCCGCGTTCGGCCCGGTCGACCGGATCGGCCAGCTCACCATGCGCAACCTCGACATCGCCGACTCCCGCGCCAAGCTCGAGCTGTACGCCGGTCAGCCGCTCGACCAGGGCCAGGTGCTGGTCGAGAACGGCACGCTCTTCGGCGAGCTGCCGGCCGGCGGGTACGACCGGATCACCGACAACCCGGAGTACGCCGAGGGCACCGAGGAGGTCGCGCTCGACGCGGCGGCCATGGAGCTGGGCACGGACTGA
- a CDS encoding arginine repressor, whose product MTEHALRPATKNARHRRIVELVTHHEIRSQSELAELLAESGVRVTQATLSRDLVELDAVKVRASSGALVYAVPAEGGDRRPAAPTDTAAASHRLARLLGELLVSAEASANLVVLRTPPGAAQYLGSAFDGAGLPDVLGTIAGDDTILVIGRDPAGGDALAQRFLALADSSLPTSPLKEI is encoded by the coding sequence ATGACCGAGCACGCCCTGCGCCCGGCCACCAAGAACGCCCGGCACCGGCGGATCGTCGAGCTGGTCACGCACCACGAGATCCGCTCCCAGTCCGAGCTCGCCGAGCTGCTCGCCGAGAGCGGTGTCCGGGTCACCCAGGCGACCCTCTCGCGCGACCTCGTGGAGCTGGACGCGGTCAAGGTACGGGCGTCCTCCGGCGCGCTCGTGTACGCCGTGCCCGCCGAGGGCGGTGACCGCCGGCCGGCGGCGCCGACCGACACCGCGGCGGCCTCCCACCGCCTGGCCCGCCTCCTCGGCGAGCTGCTCGTCTCGGCCGAGGCGAGCGCCAACCTGGTCGTCCTGCGCACCCCGCCGGGCGCCGCCCAGTACCTCGGCTCCGCCTTCGACGGCGCCGGTCTCCCCGACGTCCTCGGCACCATCGCCGGGGACGACACGATCCTCGTCATCGGGCGGGACCCGGCCGGCGGCGACGCGCTCGCGCAGCGCTTCCTCGCCCTGGCCGACTCCTCCCTCCCCACCAGTCCTCTCAAGGAGATCTAA
- the argF gene encoding ornithine carbamoyltransferase has protein sequence MMRHLLRDDDLTPAEQAEVLELAAAMKAEPYARRPLEGPQTVAMVFDKPTLRTQASFAAGVAELGGFPMVVDGRLAGIGERESVADVARILGRQASAIAWRTFAQSDLEDMAEHAGVPVVNALTDDFHPCQLLADLVTVREHKPELAGLTVTFFGDGACNMGNSWLLAGATAGMHVRISAPEGYTPPAEVFERAGEIGEQTGGSATWVEDPREAAEGTDVVVTDTWVSMGKEEEAAARTEVFAPYSVTQALFETANPDAIAMHCLPAYRGKEIAAEVLDGIQSVVWDEAENRRHAQKAVLAWLLERAGTGER, from the coding sequence CTGATGCGCCACCTGCTCCGCGACGACGACCTCACCCCGGCCGAGCAGGCCGAGGTGCTCGAGCTCGCGGCCGCGATGAAGGCCGAGCCCTACGCGCGCCGCCCGCTCGAGGGGCCGCAGACGGTCGCGATGGTCTTCGACAAGCCCACGCTGCGCACCCAGGCCTCCTTCGCGGCCGGCGTCGCGGAGCTCGGCGGCTTCCCGATGGTCGTCGACGGCCGGCTCGCCGGGATCGGCGAGCGCGAGTCGGTCGCCGACGTCGCCCGCATCCTGGGCCGGCAGGCCTCGGCGATCGCGTGGCGGACCTTCGCCCAGTCCGACCTCGAGGACATGGCCGAGCACGCCGGCGTCCCCGTCGTCAACGCGCTGACCGACGACTTCCACCCCTGCCAGCTGCTGGCCGACCTGGTGACGGTGCGCGAGCACAAGCCCGAGCTCGCCGGCCTCACCGTGACGTTCTTCGGCGACGGCGCCTGTAACATGGGCAACTCCTGGCTGCTCGCCGGCGCCACCGCGGGCATGCACGTCCGGATCAGCGCGCCCGAGGGCTACACCCCGCCCGCGGAGGTCTTCGAGCGCGCCGGCGAGATCGGCGAGCAGACCGGCGGGTCCGCGACCTGGGTGGAGGACCCCCGCGAGGCCGCGGAGGGCACGGACGTGGTCGTCACCGACACGTGGGTCTCGATGGGCAAGGAGGAGGAGGCCGCCGCGCGGACCGAGGTGTTCGCGCCGTACTCCGTCACCCAGGCGCTCTTCGAGACCGCCAACCCCGACGCCATCGCCATGCACTGCCTGCCCGCCTACCGCGGGAAGGAGATCGCCGCCGAGGTGCTCGACGGGATCCAGAGCGTGGTGTGGGACGAGGCCGAGAACCGCCGGCACGCCCAGAAGGCCGTGCTCGCCTGGCTGCTCGAGAGGGCCGGGACGGGGGAGCGGTGA
- a CDS encoding acetylornithine transaminase, whose amino-acid sequence MTTTSTPSTPSTVTQAQERYAASLMNTFGPPKLQLVRGEGAHVWDADGNEYVDYLGGIAVNALGHAHPALVEAVATQLGTLGHVSNFFTTGPQLDLAEKLLELVGGGTRAEGRVFFTNSGTEANEAAFKLTRRTGRTHVVATEGGFHGRTMGALALTSKEAYRTPFEPLPGDVTFVPYGDADALAAAVTDETAAVLVEPIQGEAGVVVPPEGYLAAARAVADEHGALLWIDEVQTGMGRTGRWLASEGVRPDVVTLAKGLGGGFPIGACIGLGDAGALLQPGNHGTTFGGNPVACAAGLAVIATIESEGLLERATVLGRRLREGLGADARVTEVRGAGLMIGLDLGEDAAAEVVAAGLAHGFVLNNTTPRRIRLVPPLVLTEADADALLAAWPRILDDAFAALAAGKDS is encoded by the coding sequence GTGACCACCACCAGCACCCCCAGCACCCCCAGCACCGTCACCCAGGCCCAGGAGCGGTACGCCGCCAGCCTGATGAACACCTTCGGCCCGCCGAAGCTGCAGCTGGTCCGCGGCGAGGGTGCCCACGTCTGGGACGCCGACGGCAACGAGTACGTCGACTACCTCGGCGGGATCGCGGTCAACGCGCTCGGCCACGCACACCCGGCGCTCGTCGAGGCCGTGGCCACCCAGCTGGGGACCCTCGGCCACGTCTCGAACTTCTTCACCACCGGCCCCCAGCTCGACCTCGCCGAGAAACTCCTCGAGCTGGTCGGCGGCGGCACGCGTGCCGAGGGCCGGGTCTTCTTCACCAACTCCGGCACCGAGGCCAACGAGGCGGCGTTCAAGCTCACCCGCCGCACCGGCCGCACCCACGTCGTGGCCACCGAGGGCGGCTTCCACGGCCGGACGATGGGCGCCCTGGCGCTCACGTCCAAGGAGGCCTACCGCACGCCGTTCGAGCCGCTGCCCGGGGACGTGACGTTCGTGCCGTACGGCGACGCCGACGCGCTCGCCGCCGCGGTCACCGACGAGACCGCAGCGGTCCTGGTCGAGCCGATCCAGGGCGAGGCCGGCGTCGTCGTGCCCCCCGAGGGCTACCTCGCCGCGGCGCGCGCCGTCGCCGACGAGCACGGCGCGCTGCTGTGGATCGACGAGGTGCAGACCGGCATGGGCCGCACCGGCCGTTGGCTCGCCAGCGAGGGCGTGCGTCCCGACGTCGTGACCCTGGCCAAGGGCCTCGGCGGCGGCTTCCCGATCGGCGCCTGCATCGGCCTCGGGGACGCCGGCGCGCTGCTGCAGCCCGGCAACCACGGCACCACCTTCGGCGGCAACCCGGTGGCCTGCGCCGCCGGCCTGGCCGTCATCGCCACCATCGAGTCCGAGGGCCTGCTCGAGCGGGCGACGGTGCTCGGCCGGCGGCTCCGCGAGGGCCTCGGCGCCGACGCCCGCGTGACCGAGGTCCGCGGGGCCGGCCTGATGATCGGGCTCGACCTGGGCGAGGACGCGGCGGCCGAGGTGGTCGCCGCGGGTCTGGCGCACGGGTTCGTGCTCAACAACACCACGCCGCGCCGGATCCGGCTCGTGCCCCCGCTCGTCCTCACCGAGGCCGACGCGGACGCCCTGCTCGCCGCGTGGCCGCGGATCCTCGACGACGCGTTCGCCGCCCTCGCGGCCGGGAAGGACTCCTGA
- the argB gene encoding acetylglutamate kinase, with the protein MNDSSSPTGAFDTSKPDQAKARTLAAALPWMKRYHGKIVVVKYGGNAMTDDALKQAFAEDIAFLRFAGFKPVVVHGGGPQISSMLDRLGIESEFRGGLRVTTPEAMDVVRMVLVGQVQRELVGLINEHGPLAVGCSGEDAGLFTAVPATTVVDGEEVDLGLVGEVTSVRPESVLDLIEAGRIPVVSSVAPDVDGTVHNVNADTAAAALAVALGAEKLLVLTDVEGLYLDWPDPTDVIGEISPEALEELMPTLASGMVPKMGACLAAVQNGVPRATVVDGREPHAVILELFTQEGVGTQVLPGVETKTRKVRDSQ; encoded by the coding sequence ATGAACGACTCCAGCAGCCCCACGGGCGCCTTCGACACCAGCAAGCCCGACCAGGCCAAGGCCCGCACGCTCGCGGCGGCCCTGCCGTGGATGAAGCGGTACCACGGCAAGATCGTCGTGGTGAAGTACGGCGGCAACGCCATGACCGACGACGCCCTCAAGCAGGCCTTCGCCGAGGACATCGCGTTCCTCCGGTTCGCCGGCTTCAAGCCGGTCGTCGTGCACGGCGGCGGTCCGCAGATCTCCTCGATGCTCGACCGGCTCGGCATCGAGTCGGAGTTCCGCGGCGGCCTGCGCGTGACCACGCCCGAGGCGATGGACGTGGTCCGGATGGTCCTCGTCGGGCAGGTCCAGCGCGAGCTGGTCGGGCTCATCAACGAGCACGGGCCGCTGGCGGTCGGGTGCTCCGGCGAGGACGCCGGCCTCTTCACCGCGGTGCCGGCGACCACCGTCGTGGACGGCGAGGAGGTGGACCTCGGCCTCGTCGGCGAGGTGACCAGCGTCCGCCCGGAGTCGGTGCTCGACCTGATCGAGGCGGGCCGGATCCCGGTCGTCTCCAGCGTCGCGCCCGACGTGGACGGCACCGTCCACAACGTCAACGCCGACACCGCCGCCGCGGCGCTCGCGGTCGCGTTGGGAGCGGAGAAGCTGCTGGTCCTCACCGACGTCGAGGGCCTGTACCTCGACTGGCCGGACCCCACCGACGTCATCGGCGAGATCAGCCCCGAGGCCCTCGAGGAGCTGATGCCGACCCTGGCCTCCGGCATGGTCCCGAAGATGGGCGCCTGCCTGGCGGCCGTGCAGAACGGCGTCCCGCGCGCGACCGTCGTCGACGGCCGCGAGCCGCACGCCGTCATCCTCGAGCTCTTCACCCAGGAGGGGGTCGGCACGCAGGTGCTCCCCGGCGTGGAGACCAAGACCCGGAAGGTCAGGGACAGCCAGTGA
- the argJ gene encoding bifunctional glutamate N-acetyltransferase/amino-acid acetyltransferase ArgJ encodes MSVTTPQGFRAAGVEAGLKNSGGKDVALVVNDGPTFDSATVFTANRCKANPVLWSQEVVKDGTVRAVVLNSGGANCYTGPEGFQTTHAVAEQVAGHLGAGAIDVVVCSTGLIGLTNDRQQVLAGVDAAYAALAADGGQDAAEAIMTTDSVSKQVVVEGAGWSIGGMAKGAGMLAPQLATMLVVLTTDAVVPAADLDTALRAATRVSFDRLDSDGCMSTNDTVTVMASGASGITPSLDDFTQALTQACTDLAMQLLKDAEGADHEIAITTVGAASEDEAVEVSRSVARSNLFKAAIFGNDPNWGRVLASIGTTSARFDPADLDVAMNGVWVCRQSTPHADPAGVDLSAREVSVTIDLKSGSERATVWTNDLTHAYVHENSAYAS; translated from the coding sequence ATGAGCGTGACCACCCCCCAGGGCTTCCGGGCCGCCGGCGTCGAGGCCGGGCTGAAGAACAGCGGCGGCAAGGACGTCGCGCTGGTCGTCAACGACGGGCCCACCTTCGACTCCGCCACCGTCTTCACCGCCAACCGCTGCAAGGCCAACCCGGTCCTGTGGAGCCAGGAGGTCGTCAAGGACGGCACCGTCCGGGCGGTCGTGCTGAACTCCGGCGGCGCCAACTGCTACACCGGGCCCGAGGGCTTCCAGACCACCCACGCGGTCGCCGAGCAGGTCGCCGGCCACCTCGGCGCCGGCGCGATCGACGTCGTCGTCTGCTCGACCGGGCTGATCGGCCTCACCAACGACCGGCAGCAGGTGCTCGCCGGCGTCGACGCGGCGTACGCCGCCCTCGCGGCCGACGGCGGCCAGGACGCGGCCGAGGCGATCATGACCACCGACTCGGTCAGCAAGCAGGTCGTCGTCGAGGGCGCGGGCTGGTCGATCGGCGGCATGGCCAAGGGCGCGGGCATGCTGGCCCCGCAGCTGGCCACGATGCTCGTCGTGCTCACCACCGACGCGGTGGTCCCGGCCGCCGACCTCGACACCGCGCTCCGCGCGGCGACCCGGGTCTCCTTCGACCGGCTCGACTCCGACGGCTGCATGTCGACCAACGACACGGTCACGGTCATGGCCAGCGGCGCGAGCGGGATCACGCCCAGCCTCGACGACTTCACCCAGGCGCTCACCCAGGCCTGCACGGACCTGGCGATGCAGCTGCTCAAGGACGCCGAGGGCGCCGACCACGAGATCGCGATCACGACGGTCGGCGCGGCGTCCGAGGACGAGGCGGTCGAGGTCAGCCGCAGCGTGGCCCGGAGCAACCTGTTCAAGGCCGCGATCTTCGGCAACGACCCCAACTGGGGTCGCGTCCTGGCCAGCATCGGCACCACGTCCGCGCGGTTCGACCCCGCCGACCTCGACGTCGCGATGAACGGAGTCTGGGTCTGCCGGCAGTCCACGCCGCACGCGGACCCGGCCGGCGTCGACCTGAGCGCCCGCGAGGTCAGCGTGACCATCGACCTCAAGTCCGGGTCCGAGCGGGCGACCGTCTGGACCAACGACCTCACCCACGCCTACGTCCACGAGAACAGCGCGTATGCCTCATGA
- the argC gene encoding N-acetyl-gamma-glutamyl-phosphate reductase, which yields MTRKRVAVAGASGYAGGELLRHLLAHPDVEIGALTGASNAGERLGVLQPHLVPIAERMLEPTNAETLGGHDVVFLALPHGQSGAIANELQAADPSTVVIDCGADFRLQDAAEWERFYGGDHAGTWPYGLPELPGQRDALRGATRVAVPGCYPTVSTLTLAPAIAAGIIEPEVVVVAASGTSGAGKAAKPHLLGSEVMGNASAYGVGGTHRHTPEITQNLTGLLTDQPVTVSFTPLLVPMSRGILATCSARLVAGVTAEDVRETYLKAYADEPFVHVLPEGLWPQTKSVTGSNAVHVQATVDEAAGRMVAVGAVDNLAKGTAGAAVQCMNLALGLDEGTGLTTIGVAP from the coding sequence ATGACCAGGAAGCGCGTCGCTGTCGCCGGAGCCAGCGGGTACGCCGGAGGGGAGCTCCTGCGCCACCTCCTCGCCCATCCCGATGTCGAGATCGGTGCCCTCACAGGCGCCTCGAACGCGGGGGAGCGCCTCGGCGTGCTCCAGCCGCACCTCGTGCCGATCGCCGAGCGCATGCTCGAGCCGACGAACGCCGAGACCCTCGGCGGGCACGACGTGGTGTTCCTCGCGCTCCCGCACGGGCAGTCCGGCGCGATCGCGAACGAGCTGCAGGCCGCCGACCCGAGCACGGTCGTCATCGACTGCGGCGCCGACTTCCGGCTGCAGGACGCCGCGGAGTGGGAGAGGTTCTACGGCGGCGACCACGCCGGCACCTGGCCCTACGGCCTCCCCGAGCTGCCCGGCCAGCGCGACGCCCTCCGCGGCGCCACGCGCGTCGCCGTGCCCGGCTGCTACCCGACGGTGTCCACGCTGACGCTCGCACCGGCGATCGCCGCGGGGATCATCGAGCCCGAGGTCGTGGTGGTGGCCGCCTCGGGCACCAGCGGCGCGGGCAAGGCCGCCAAGCCGCACCTCCTCGGCAGCGAGGTGATGGGCAACGCCAGCGCGTACGGCGTGGGCGGCACCCACCGGCACACCCCGGAGATCACCCAGAACCTCACGGGGCTGCTGACCGACCAGCCGGTCACCGTCAGCTTCACGCCGCTGCTCGTCCCGATGTCGCGCGGCATCCTGGCGACCTGCTCGGCCCGCCTCGTCGCCGGCGTCACCGCGGAGGACGTCCGTGAGACCTACCTGAAGGCCTACGCCGACGAGCCGTTCGTCCACGTGCTCCCCGAGGGGCTCTGGCCGCAGACCAAGTCCGTGACCGGCTCGAACGCCGTCCACGTGCAGGCGACGGTCGACGAGGCCGCCGGGCGCATGGTCGCCGTCGGCGCCGTCGACAACCTCGCCAAGGGCACGGCCGGCGCGGCCGTGCAGTGCATGAACCTCGCCCTCGGCCTCGACGAGGGCACCGGCCTCACCACGATCGGAGTCGCCCCGTAA